One region of Cobetia sp. cqz5-12 genomic DNA includes:
- a CDS encoding MATE family efflux transporter: protein MPVPSLKTATLPSADRHMWRLAWPIILSNISVPLLGLVDTAVVGHLEDAVYLGAVTLGAVLFSFLYWGFGFLRMGTTGMTAQAHGRGDHDGLRTLLGQGIGLALAIGLVLIIAGSPLITLGLSLMEASETTRALAHDYASIRLWSAPAVLINYVILGWFLGLGNSRVTLGILVLTNGVNILLDLAFVPGLGMTSDGVALASVIADYCALATGLWLVARQLRRMPGRSDRAALLSISAWGTLIRVNQHLFVRTLCLLGATAYFTSQGASFGDDVLAANAVLLQFVMMTSHALDGFAQAAESEVGRAVGQNDWQRFARSVGAATRFSLITATAASGLLWLCGPALIHLLTDIPEVRALATLYLPWMVAMPLVAVWSYLLDGIFIGATATREMRNTLVISLLAFIGLWPLLEGFGNHGLWLAFLLFTSVRSAVLGGYYLHHRRHHWR from the coding sequence ATGCCCGTCCCCTCCCTGAAGACCGCCACACTGCCTTCCGCCGATCGCCATATGTGGCGCCTTGCCTGGCCCATCATCCTTTCCAACATTTCCGTGCCGTTGCTGGGGCTGGTGGATACCGCCGTGGTCGGGCATCTCGAGGACGCGGTGTATCTGGGGGCGGTCACGCTGGGCGCTGTCCTCTTCAGCTTCCTGTACTGGGGTTTCGGGTTTCTGCGCATGGGCACGACCGGCATGACGGCACAGGCCCATGGCCGGGGAGACCACGATGGCCTGCGCACCTTGCTAGGCCAGGGCATCGGGCTGGCACTGGCCATCGGGCTGGTGTTGATAATCGCCGGCTCGCCGCTGATCACTCTGGGACTATCGCTGATGGAGGCCAGCGAGACCACCCGCGCCCTGGCCCATGACTACGCCAGCATCCGTCTGTGGTCGGCTCCGGCGGTGCTGATCAACTACGTGATTCTGGGATGGTTCCTGGGGCTGGGGAATTCGCGCGTCACGCTCGGCATCCTCGTGCTGACCAATGGCGTCAACATCCTGCTCGATCTGGCCTTCGTGCCCGGGCTTGGCATGACCAGCGATGGCGTGGCGCTGGCCAGCGTGATCGCCGACTACTGTGCGCTGGCCACGGGCCTGTGGCTGGTCGCGCGCCAGCTCAGACGCATGCCGGGGCGCAGTGATCGCGCAGCACTGCTGTCTATCTCCGCCTGGGGCACACTGATCCGCGTCAATCAGCATCTGTTCGTGCGCACCTTGTGCCTGCTGGGCGCGACGGCCTATTTCACCTCGCAGGGAGCCAGCTTCGGGGATGATGTTCTGGCGGCCAATGCAGTACTGCTGCAGTTCGTGATGATGACGTCCCATGCATTGGATGGCTTCGCCCAGGCGGCGGAGTCAGAGGTCGGGCGAGCCGTCGGCCAGAACGACTGGCAACGCTTCGCACGCAGCGTGGGGGCGGCGACCCGCTTCTCCCTGATCACCGCGACAGCGGCCAGCGGCCTGCTCTGGCTCTGCGGACCGGCGTTGATCCACCTGCTGACCGACATTCCCGAAGTCCGCGCCCTGGCCACCCTCTATCTGCCCTGGATGGTCGCCATGCCGCTGGTCGCGGTGTGGAGCTACCTGCTGGACGGCATCTTCATCGGCGCCACGGCGACGCGTGAAATGCGCAATACATTGGTGATATCTCTGTTGGCCTTCATCGGCCTATGGCCACTGCTCGAGGGCTTCGGCAACCATGGACTGTGGCTGGCCTTCCTGTTGTTCACCAGCGTGCGCTCTGCGGTGCTCGGCGGCTACTACCTGCATCATCGTCGCCATCATTGGCGCTGA
- a CDS encoding short-chain fatty acid transporter: MLQSLSRPAVKLVERYLPDPYIFVLLLTVVAAAAAMLIEQRSPAEVMRYWGDGFWNLLTFSMQMLLVLISGFMLANTPPVKKGLASIASLARTPGSAIMLVTFVSLIASWINWGFGLVIGALFAKQLARMIKVDYRLLIASAYSGFVIWHAGISGSIPLTIATAGHFTEDSIGIVPTSDTIFAFFNIAIVAALLIIMPLVNRAMMPFEKESVYVDPALLEEKHTEISDQPRPAERLENSPILAWVVGLFGLAWLVDHFVIRGGGLNLNVINFSFLFLAIVLHGTPRKLLDSLNEAIKGGAGIVIQFPFYAGIMAIMVQSGLAATLSEGFVSIATADSLPFWSFISAGIVNLFVPSGGGQWAVQAPVMIPAAQALGADLSRVAMAVAWGDAWTNMLQPFWALPVLAIAGLKAKDIMGFCLVQLLVTGIIISLGLTLL, encoded by the coding sequence ATGCTGCAATCGCTATCACGGCCAGCCGTCAAGCTGGTTGAGCGCTATCTGCCTGACCCCTATATCTTCGTCTTGTTGCTGACCGTCGTTGCAGCGGCAGCCGCCATGCTCATCGAACAGCGCTCCCCCGCCGAGGTGATGCGCTATTGGGGCGACGGCTTCTGGAATCTGCTGACCTTCTCGATGCAGATGCTGCTGGTGTTGATCTCAGGCTTCATGCTCGCCAACACCCCGCCGGTGAAGAAAGGCCTGGCCAGCATCGCCTCGCTGGCCAGAACGCCCGGCAGCGCCATCATGCTGGTCACCTTCGTGTCGCTGATCGCCAGCTGGATCAACTGGGGCTTCGGGCTGGTCATCGGGGCACTGTTCGCCAAGCAGCTGGCCAGGATGATCAAGGTCGATTACCGCCTGCTGATCGCCAGTGCCTACTCCGGTTTCGTGATCTGGCATGCGGGCATCTCGGGCTCGATTCCGCTGACCATCGCTACCGCAGGCCACTTCACCGAAGACAGCATCGGCATCGTGCCCACCTCGGACACCATCTTTGCCTTCTTCAACATCGCCATCGTCGCGGCGCTCTTGATCATCATGCCGCTGGTCAATCGCGCCATGATGCCCTTCGAGAAGGAAAGCGTGTACGTGGACCCGGCCCTGCTCGAGGAGAAGCACACCGAGATCAGCGACCAACCTCGTCCCGCCGAGCGTCTCGAGAACTCGCCGATTCTCGCCTGGGTCGTCGGGCTGTTCGGCCTCGCCTGGCTGGTGGATCACTTCGTGATCCGTGGCGGCGGGCTGAACCTGAACGTGATCAACTTCAGTTTCCTGTTCCTGGCCATCGTGCTGCATGGCACGCCGCGCAAGCTGCTGGACAGCCTGAATGAAGCCATCAAGGGTGGCGCAGGCATCGTCATCCAGTTCCCCTTCTACGCCGGCATCATGGCGATCATGGTGCAGTCGGGACTGGCCGCCACACTGTCCGAAGGCTTCGTGTCGATTGCCACCGCCGACAGCCTGCCGTTCTGGTCCTTCATCAGTGCCGGTATCGTCAATCTGTTCGTGCCTTCCGGTGGCGGCCAGTGGGCCGTGCAGGCACCGGTCATGATTCCCGCCGCTCAGGCATTGGGTGCCGACCTGTCACGCGTCGCCATGGCCGTCGCCTGGGGCGATGCCTGGACCAACATGCTGCAGCCCTTCTGGGCACTGCCGGTGCTCGCCATCGCCGGCCTCAAGGCCAAGGACATCATGGGTTTCTGCCTGGTGCAGCTGCTGGTGACCGGCATTATCATCTCGCTGGGTCTGACGCTGCTCTGA
- a CDS encoding acyl-CoA thioesterase produces MSENQPEQTALNEALPGQHQLIMTELMTPDMANFSGKVHGGAILKKLDEVAYACASRYSGSYVVTLSVDQVRFKQPIHVGELVTFLASVNHVGRSSMEIGIKVVAESIQGRLIRHTNSCYLTMVAVDTNGQPVPVPPLNLETQEQKLRFHKAAIRKKLRKQAEEEEKRQESLEF; encoded by the coding sequence ATGAGCGAGAACCAGCCAGAACAGACCGCCCTCAACGAAGCTCTGCCCGGCCAGCATCAGTTGATCATGACCGAGCTGATGACCCCCGACATGGCCAACTTCAGTGGCAAGGTGCACGGTGGCGCCATCCTCAAGAAGCTGGATGAAGTCGCCTACGCCTGTGCCAGTCGCTACAGCGGCAGCTACGTCGTCACTCTGTCGGTGGACCAGGTGCGCTTCAAGCAGCCGATCCACGTCGGCGAGCTGGTCACCTTCCTGGCCTCGGTCAATCATGTCGGCCGCTCCTCGATGGAGATCGGCATCAAGGTGGTCGCCGAATCCATCCAGGGTCGCCTGATCCGCCATACCAACAGCTGCTATCTGACCATGGTCGCGGTCGACACCAACGGCCAGCCGGTGCCGGTGCCGCCGCTCAACCTGGAAACCCAGGAACAGAAGCTGCGCTTCCACAAGGCCGCCATCCGCAAGAAGCTGCGCAAGCAGGCCGAAGAAGAAGAGAAGCGCCAGGAATCCCTCGAGTTCTGA
- a CDS encoding methylated-DNA--[protein]-cysteine S-methyltransferase — translation MTSVSGEKTAAGMTAPPAAGGAQGCDEAIWQRLLARQPIAGEALRYGVITTGIFCRIGCPSPAPRRDNLRLFADAHAARAAGMRACRRCHPEQSDKPDRPQVDEQTRHPASATSGAPTMPESNASYSCASIAARSTPANADSPPASPWPLTVCRQLEQAVAAGEPTPTLACLAAEHRISASHLQRRFTALLGLSPSEYSAGLRQMQFHALLEEGHGVTEAIIAAGYRSSSRAYARKDGITPRARRSGGQGEDLLALHWPCRFGVPEQSCWLSAGLSARGVVVIQLSDSREAGQQALEARLPRASWQQMEAETDGQNGNAHAASRLLHASLGARLLALCEQPDTSHALLLELPLDVRGTAFQLSVWQQLNATVCGDTLTYRQLAEALERPTASRAVANACGANPLALLTPCHRVVRGDGGLGGYRWGVPLKQARLAQESVTSKE, via the coding sequence ATGACATCAGTGTCCGGCGAAAAGACAGCGGCAGGGATGACGGCACCACCTGCCGCTGGCGGCGCTCAAGGGTGCGATGAGGCCATCTGGCAGCGTCTGCTGGCGCGCCAGCCGATCGCCGGGGAGGCGCTGCGCTACGGCGTGATCACCACTGGCATCTTCTGCCGTATCGGCTGCCCATCCCCAGCGCCACGCCGCGACAACCTGCGCCTGTTTGCCGACGCCCACGCGGCGCGAGCCGCGGGCATGCGCGCCTGTCGGCGCTGTCATCCTGAGCAGTCCGACAAGCCTGATCGCCCTCAGGTCGACGAGCAGACTCGCCATCCCGCCAGCGCCACGTCTGGAGCACCGACGATGCCGGAATCGAACGCCTCATATTCATGCGCCTCCATTGCCGCCCGCTCGACACCTGCGAATGCTGACTCCCCCCCCGCCTCGCCCTGGCCACTGACGGTGTGTCGGCAGCTGGAACAGGCCGTCGCCGCAGGCGAGCCCACCCCGACACTCGCATGCCTGGCTGCGGAGCACAGGATAAGTGCCTCGCATCTTCAGCGCCGCTTCACGGCACTGCTGGGCCTGTCACCATCCGAGTATTCGGCGGGTCTGCGCCAGATGCAGTTCCATGCGCTTTTGGAAGAGGGCCATGGCGTGACCGAGGCGATCATCGCCGCCGGCTATCGCTCCAGCAGCCGTGCCTATGCGCGCAAGGATGGCATCACGCCCAGAGCCCGTCGTTCTGGCGGCCAGGGAGAAGACCTGCTGGCATTGCATTGGCCATGTCGCTTCGGTGTCCCTGAGCAATCCTGCTGGCTGAGCGCAGGACTCAGCGCGCGCGGCGTGGTCGTCATACAGCTCAGTGACAGTCGTGAGGCAGGCCAACAGGCGCTGGAAGCACGCCTGCCCAGAGCCAGTTGGCAGCAGATGGAGGCAGAGACAGACGGGCAGAACGGCAACGCTCACGCGGCCAGTCGCCTGCTGCATGCCTCACTGGGGGCACGGCTGCTCGCCCTGTGTGAGCAACCGGATACCAGTCATGCGCTGCTGCTCGAACTGCCGCTGGATGTGCGTGGCACCGCCTTTCAATTGAGCGTCTGGCAGCAGCTCAACGCCACCGTGTGCGGCGATACCCTGACCTACCGCCAGCTGGCCGAGGCGCTCGAGCGGCCGACCGCCAGCCGCGCCGTCGCCAATGCCTGTGGTGCCAACCCGCTGGCTCTGCTGACGCCTTGCCATCGTGTGGTGCGCGGCGATGGCGGGCTCGGCGGCTATCGCTGGGGCGTGCCGCTCAAGCAGGCCAGATTGGCGCAGGAGTCCGTCACCAGCAAGGAGTGA
- a CDS encoding aminotransferase-like domain-containing protein, with product MTMWIPTLDPAMPRYRALAEAIRLDIASGQLKEGERLPPQRRLADALGVTIGTVTRGYAEAERSGLVSARVGSGTYINGANRSAHGSFSSFGHALRASKAYGLAAEQEGALPAASGVIDLTMSLPPPHPARQQGMAAALAAISQLPEALQRSVEYQNEFGDASHRQLLASWMGELGMPVDPEELMLTQGGQNGITLALSALLAPGDAVVTGALTYPGLIVASAERGLKLLRVPLDEDGMDVEALARLCRQQAPRMVYVMAEQNNPGAAQLSHARREALVALARQHDFWILEDGVQYLPDEECGTRLYQMAPERTLYVFSTSKLLAGGLRLGVLRAPVEVLTRIGAVLRSHSWMVAPLLMETVCAWLTSGNATQLVEWQMEEMRARQKLACTLLAEWAPAARPSSFDLWLELPEGQRSQAMVASLAGRGVHVTSAEPFCVGNEPPPQAIRLCLSAAESREALTHALGIVREQLQAPPALRPMTL from the coding sequence ATGACAATGTGGATTCCGACCCTAGACCCCGCCATGCCGCGTTACCGTGCGCTGGCGGAGGCCATCCGCCTCGATATCGCCTCGGGTCAACTCAAGGAAGGCGAGCGATTGCCGCCTCAGCGGCGACTGGCGGACGCGCTGGGCGTGACCATCGGCACGGTGACGCGAGGCTACGCCGAGGCCGAGCGGAGTGGCCTGGTATCGGCGCGTGTCGGGAGCGGCACCTACATCAACGGCGCCAACCGGAGCGCGCATGGATCCTTCAGCAGCTTCGGGCATGCCCTGCGTGCCAGCAAGGCATATGGATTGGCGGCAGAGCAGGAAGGGGCGCTGCCGGCAGCGTCCGGCGTGATCGATCTCACCATGAGCCTGCCACCGCCTCACCCCGCGCGGCAGCAGGGAATGGCGGCGGCGCTGGCCGCGATCAGCCAGTTGCCCGAGGCCTTGCAGCGCAGTGTCGAGTATCAGAACGAATTCGGGGACGCCAGCCACCGTCAGTTGCTGGCAAGCTGGATGGGCGAGCTCGGCATGCCCGTCGACCCCGAGGAGCTGATGCTGACCCAGGGCGGCCAGAATGGCATCACGCTGGCGTTGTCGGCGCTGCTGGCGCCCGGGGATGCCGTGGTCACTGGCGCGCTGACCTATCCCGGGCTGATCGTCGCCAGCGCCGAACGTGGCCTCAAACTGTTGCGGGTGCCGCTGGACGAGGACGGCATGGACGTCGAGGCGCTGGCGCGGCTGTGCCGTCAGCAGGCGCCCAGAATGGTCTATGTGATGGCCGAGCAGAACAATCCGGGCGCGGCGCAGTTGTCTCATGCACGGCGCGAGGCCCTGGTCGCCCTCGCGCGCCAGCATGACTTCTGGATTCTGGAAGATGGGGTGCAGTATCTGCCCGACGAGGAGTGCGGCACGCGGCTCTATCAGATGGCGCCGGAGCGCACCCTGTATGTCTTCAGCACCTCCAAGTTGCTGGCCGGCGGCCTGCGCCTGGGCGTATTGCGAGCGCCGGTGGAGGTACTGACACGCATCGGCGCAGTGCTGCGCAGCCACAGCTGGATGGTGGCGCCGCTGTTGATGGAAACGGTCTGCGCCTGGCTGACCAGCGGCAACGCGACACAGCTGGTGGAGTGGCAGATGGAGGAGATGCGCGCGCGCCAGAAACTGGCCTGCACGCTGCTGGCGGAGTGGGCGCCGGCGGCGCGGCCGTCCTCGTTCGATCTGTGGCTCGAGTTGCCGGAAGGGCAGCGTAGTCAGGCGATGGTCGCGTCATTGGCCGGGCGGGGTGTGCATGTCACCAGCGCCGAGCCCTTCTGTGTCGGCAATGAGCCGCCGCCGCAGGCCATCCGGCTGTGTCTGAGCGCTGCCGAGAGCCGTGAGGCGCTGACCCATGCGCTGGGCATCGTGCGCGAGCAGCTGCAGGCGCCGCCTGCGCTGCGCCCCATGACGCTCTAG
- a CDS encoding LysE family translocator — MESLAFLAPATLFMLSMTLTPGPNNVMLTASGANYGYWRTLPHIFGILIGCLVLFIAIALGLGLVFERYPIVQTLLKVLGSAYLLYLAWKIATAPPPDFASQQDARPMTFLAASLFQFANPKAWVMGMALMASFLPEEGPALLNAVLLAGFAELVALPCISLWAGFGTAIGRLLNTERAWKIFNRVMGVLTASCVVMILG; from the coding sequence ATGGAATCCCTCGCCTTTCTGGCCCCCGCCACGCTTTTCATGCTGTCGATGACCCTGACGCCAGGCCCCAACAACGTGATGTTGACGGCCTCGGGGGCCAACTATGGTTACTGGCGCACCCTGCCGCATATCTTCGGCATCCTGATCGGCTGCCTGGTGCTGTTCATCGCCATCGCGCTGGGGCTGGGGCTGGTCTTCGAGCGATATCCCATCGTGCAGACGCTGCTGAAGGTACTGGGCAGTGCCTACCTGCTCTATCTGGCCTGGAAGATCGCCACCGCCCCGCCCCCTGACTTCGCCAGCCAGCAGGATGCACGCCCGATGACCTTTCTCGCAGCGAGCCTGTTCCAGTTCGCCAATCCCAAGGCCTGGGTGATGGGCATGGCGCTGATGGCGAGCTTTCTGCCCGAGGAAGGCCCGGCACTGCTCAACGCCGTATTGCTGGCAGGCTTCGCGGAGCTGGTCGCGCTGCCATGCATTTCGCTGTGGGCGGGCTTCGGGACCGCCATCGGGCGCCTGTTGAACACCGAGCGCGCCTGGAAGATCTTCAACCGCGTGATGGGCGTATTGACCGCTTCCTGCGTGGTGATGATCCTCGGCTGA
- a CDS encoding glutathione S-transferase family protein, which produces MLTLYGDRRSGNCYKVELLLHLLERHHHYIEVDILAGDTRTPEFLTRNVNGKIPLLELHRGETLSESNAILNYLADGSDYLPSDPFLRAKVLQWQFFEQYSHEPYIATARFINRYLGLPDERRAEYAAKQEGGKRALRVMEHHLAEHDWLVGERFTIADISLYAYTHVADEGGFALDDYPAIQAWLARVAAQPGHFDIPRD; this is translated from the coding sequence ATGCTGACACTCTACGGTGATCGCCGCTCCGGCAACTGCTACAAGGTCGAGCTGCTGCTGCACCTGCTCGAACGCCATCATCACTACATCGAGGTCGACATTCTGGCCGGCGACACCCGCACGCCGGAATTTCTGACCCGCAACGTCAATGGCAAGATTCCGCTGCTGGAGCTGCACCGCGGCGAGACGCTGTCAGAGTCGAACGCCATCCTGAATTATCTCGCCGATGGCAGCGACTACCTGCCGAGTGACCCCTTCCTGCGCGCCAAGGTGCTGCAGTGGCAGTTCTTCGAGCAGTACAGCCATGAGCCGTACATCGCCACCGCCCGCTTCATCAACCGCTACCTCGGCCTCCCCGATGAGCGCCGCGCCGAGTACGCCGCCAAGCAGGAGGGCGGCAAGCGCGCCCTGCGCGTGATGGAGCACCACCTCGCCGAGCATGACTGGCTGGTCGGGGAGCGATTCACGATCGCCGACATTTCCCTTTATGCTTATACGCATGTTGCCGATGAAGGCGGCTTCGCGCTGGATGACTATCCCGCCATTCAGGCGTGGCTGGCACGTGTCGCGGCGCAGCCTGGGCATTTCGATATCCCGAGGGACTGA
- a CDS encoding GNAT family N-acetyltransferase codes for MPTLTYRPMTPEDHPAFIAMMEATPGVVIRDADRHAPVARYLARNPGMSHLAFLDERLVGCAMAGHDGKRGYLQHVMTAPDMRGQGIASTLVDRCLAALACEGIDKVHLDTLHDNHDAHRFWERLGWSNRNAEIVRFSRILVDNPNA; via the coding sequence ATGCCAACCTTGACCTATCGCCCAATGACACCGGAAGACCACCCTGCCTTCATCGCCATGATGGAGGCGACCCCGGGAGTGGTCATCCGCGATGCCGACCGCCATGCCCCTGTCGCCCGCTATCTGGCGCGCAACCCCGGCATGAGCCACCTGGCCTTTCTCGATGAGCGCCTGGTCGGCTGCGCCATGGCGGGCCATGACGGCAAGCGCGGCTATCTTCAGCATGTGATGACGGCGCCGGACATGCGTGGCCAGGGCATCGCCAGCACGCTGGTCGACCGCTGTCTGGCAGCCCTGGCCTGCGAAGGCATCGACAAGGTGCATCTGGATACCCTACACGACAACCATGACGCTCATCGCTTCTGGGAGCGCCTTGGCTGGTCCAACCGCAATGCCGAGATCGTGCGCTTCTCGCGCATTCTGGTGGACAACCCCAATGCCTGA
- a CDS encoding DoxX family protein encodes MQFLENDDLGKLILRLMLGLLLLFHGLSKLLGDGGTLSWIAGELENLGIPGVVAYGVYIGEIIAPIMLVLGVHSRIAGLIVVANMLFAFAVAHMGQLLSVSPSGGWALELQGFFLASALAVVFLGSGRFAVQED; translated from the coding sequence GTGCAATTTCTCGAAAATGACGACCTCGGCAAGCTGATACTGCGCCTGATGCTGGGCCTGCTGTTGCTGTTTCATGGCCTCTCGAAATTGCTTGGTGACGGCGGCACGCTGAGCTGGATCGCCGGCGAGCTCGAGAATCTGGGCATCCCGGGCGTGGTGGCCTATGGCGTCTATATCGGCGAGATCATCGCGCCCATCATGCTGGTGCTCGGCGTGCACTCACGCATCGCGGGCCTGATCGTGGTCGCCAACATGCTGTTCGCCTTTGCCGTGGCGCACATGGGCCAGCTGTTGAGCGTGTCGCCCTCCGGCGGCTGGGCGCTTGAACTGCAAGGCTTCTTCCTCGCCAGCGCTCTGGCCGTCGTCTTTCTCGGCAGCGGCCGCTTCGCGGTACAGGAGGACTGA
- a CDS encoding DNA-3-methyladenine glycosylase I: MADVVTASTYCENAPQHPIHGPYHDHEYGFPVSDDRVLFERFVLEINQAGLSWLTVLKKRAAFREAFEEYDIARIAAYGDEDRARLLSNAGIIRNRLKINAVIHNAGVVMQLKDTHGSFSAWLDTHHPQPLSAWIKLFKKTFRFTGPEIVNELLMSCGYLPGCHRDDCPVQARVLDAGPRWAEPGALAAIRADD, encoded by the coding sequence ATGGCCGACGTCGTCACCGCCAGCACCTATTGCGAGAATGCTCCCCAGCACCCGATTCATGGCCCATATCATGACCATGAATACGGCTTTCCGGTCAGCGATGACCGAGTGCTGTTCGAACGCTTCGTGCTCGAGATCAATCAGGCCGGCCTCTCCTGGCTGACGGTACTCAAGAAGCGCGCGGCCTTCCGCGAGGCCTTCGAGGAGTACGACATCGCGCGCATCGCCGCCTACGGGGACGAGGATCGCGCGCGCCTGCTCAGCAATGCCGGCATCATTCGCAACCGACTCAAGATCAATGCCGTGATCCACAACGCAGGCGTGGTGATGCAGCTCAAGGATACCCACGGCAGCTTCAGCGCCTGGCTGGATACCCATCACCCACAACCGCTGTCCGCCTGGATCAAGCTGTTCAAGAAGACCTTCCGCTTCACCGGCCCCGAGATCGTCAACGAGCTGCTGATGAGCTGCGGCTATCTGCCCGGCTGTCATCGTGATGATTGCCCGGTGCAGGCACGCGTGCTGGATGCCGGACCGCGCTGGGCCGAGCCGGGCGCCCTGGCAGCGATCCGCGCAGATGACTGA
- a CDS encoding metal-dependent hydrolase: protein MDSLTQICLGAVVGGAVMTPAIRRLPSPKRGAAIRYALLGGAALGTLPDLDVMIDYGDAVADYTHHRGFSHSLPVLALLGIVLGWLLARLPRLASLGRGRLIVYCVLCLVTHPLLDSFTTYGTQLLWPWPSRPISLASVFIIDPLYTLPLLITGLWVAIRGRAGHLLSAGLMLSSFYLGWGLAAKSWVEHRVAPLLASQGFADAPRMVQPTPFNSLLWRVSATTPQADHEWMVSVFDSDAQLASLARRDFPRQPALDAEVAKLEDGQRLRWFAAPYLRAEREKTPQGETLLAVTDTRLGSPGYHPFRFALARETSDGDWQALQDSQRLPSQRVDRAALLSLWQAIHDPASRMQPSQRTVSITPSRPSAETR, encoded by the coding sequence ATGGACTCCCTTACCCAGATCTGTCTCGGAGCCGTCGTTGGCGGCGCCGTCATGACGCCGGCCATTCGTCGCCTGCCCAGCCCGAAACGCGGCGCGGCCATCCGCTATGCACTGCTCGGCGGTGCGGCACTCGGCACCCTGCCCGACCTCGACGTGATGATCGACTACGGCGACGCGGTCGCCGATTACACCCATCATCGCGGCTTCAGCCATTCCCTGCCGGTGCTGGCGCTTTTGGGCATCGTGCTCGGCTGGCTGCTGGCGCGCCTGCCACGTCTGGCGAGCCTCGGCCGTGGCCGGCTGATCGTCTACTGCGTGCTGTGCCTGGTCACCCACCCGCTGCTGGACAGCTTCACCACCTACGGCACCCAGCTGCTGTGGCCGTGGCCCAGCCGCCCCATCAGTCTGGCCAGCGTCTTCATCATCGACCCGCTGTACACCCTGCCATTGCTGATCACCGGCCTGTGGGTGGCGATTCGTGGTCGCGCCGGGCACCTGTTGAGCGCGGGTCTCATGCTCTCGAGCTTCTATCTGGGCTGGGGGCTGGCCGCCAAGAGCTGGGTCGAACATCGCGTGGCGCCGCTGCTGGCCAGCCAGGGCTTCGCCGACGCCCCGCGCATGGTGCAGCCGACTCCCTTCAACAGCCTGCTGTGGCGTGTCAGTGCGACCACACCGCAGGCGGATCATGAATGGATGGTCAGCGTGTTCGACTCCGACGCGCAGCTGGCGTCTCTCGCACGCCGCGATTTCCCGCGCCAGCCAGCGCTGGATGCCGAGGTCGCGAAGCTGGAGGATGGCCAGCGTCTGCGCTGGTTCGCGGCGCCCTATCTGCGAGCGGAACGTGAGAAGACGCCACAGGGAGAGACCTTGCTGGCCGTGACCGATACACGCCTGGGCTCGCCCGGCTATCACCCCTTCCGCTTCGCTCTGGCTCGCGAGACCTCGGACGGGGACTGGCAGGCGTTGCAGGACAGCCAGCGGCTGCCCAGCCAACGCGTCGATCGCGCCGCTCTGCTGAGCCTATGGCAAGCCATCCATGACCCGGCATCCCGCATGCAGCCGAGCCAACGCACCGTCTCTATCACGCCCTCCCGTCCCTCGGCCGAGACAAGATAA